A genome region from Christensenella minuta includes the following:
- a CDS encoding tail fiber domain-containing protein: MALNGLIFDRRNNTAKNWRSILAEIMGDGIIGSGCEVTSTSNSITVGGGHFILKGAVIENNGADTIPVTPTLTDGYVRLICRIDLTQEASETGPGQVGWVTDFSATPTFPALVQEDINGTGSVYEGEIAVLQIVSGNITGITRQIGAAEIDAEKLGGKAAVLYALAADVLKNSGAQVLDGSLDASGNIIAPNFRIDVADGSMWFTGGSRRFRIHYDSGNNLYFHVYNADGTSVVATPLYISAAGEVVAPTINATGALKSQGTYNRTTTAAANTHISDSASGHHFYRSTSSQRWKTNINAADLEEIRKVLLKILVVNFTSLCECDDPDKVHTGFIAEQLAEIDRRMATYGTDDDGNEQVEGFDSNELISRTVAGWQIHEMEINGIKAKAAKFDALSALLVSKGILTQEEIDGLGDKA, translated from the coding sequence ATGGCATTAAACGGATTGATCTTTGACAGGCGGAACAATACGGCGAAAAACTGGAGAAGCATTCTTGCGGAGATCATGGGAGATGGGATCATCGGAAGCGGGTGTGAGGTCACATCTACATCGAATTCGATCACTGTAGGAGGCGGGCACTTTATCCTGAAAGGCGCTGTGATCGAAAACAACGGGGCGGACACAATCCCTGTCACGCCAACGCTTACAGACGGATATGTGCGCCTCATATGCAGGATTGACCTAACGCAGGAAGCGAGTGAGACGGGGCCGGGCCAGGTTGGGTGGGTAACGGACTTTTCCGCAACGCCGACATTCCCGGCCCTGGTACAGGAGGATATCAACGGCACGGGGAGCGTCTATGAGGGCGAGATCGCGGTGTTGCAGATCGTGAGCGGCAACATCACAGGCATCACGCGGCAGATCGGCGCTGCGGAGATCGACGCGGAGAAGCTGGGCGGAAAAGCCGCAGTGTTGTATGCGCTTGCCGCGGATGTATTGAAAAATAGCGGAGCACAAGTATTAGATGGAAGTCTTGACGCAAGTGGAAACATCATAGCGCCTAATTTCAGGATAGATGTAGCGGACGGTTCTATGTGGTTTACGGGCGGGTCAAGGCGGTTCAGGATTCACTATGACAGCGGAAATAATCTATATTTTCACGTATATAATGCCGATGGGACAAGTGTTGTGGCGACGCCGCTGTATATATCGGCAGCGGGAGAGGTTGTCGCACCAACGATAAACGCGACGGGTGCGCTGAAATCGCAGGGTACATATAACCGTACAACGACGGCGGCGGCGAACACTCATATTTCCGACAGCGCAAGCGGCCATCATTTTTACCGCTCTACATCATCACAGCGGTGGAAGACGAATATCAACGCCGCAGACCTGGAAGAGATCAGAAAAGTATTATTAAAAATCCTTGTGGTCAACTTTACATCATTGTGTGAATGCGACGATCCAGATAAGGTACACACGGGATTTATTGCAGAACAGCTTGCAGAGATAGACCGGCGCATGGCAACGTATGGCACGGATGATGATGGAAATGAGCAAGTAGAAGGATTTGACAGCAACGAATTGATTTCGCGTACTGTGGCCGGGTGGCAGATACATGAAATGGAGATAAATGGGATTAAAGCGAAAGCTGCAAAATTTGACGCGCTTTCGGCGCTGCTCGTTTCCAAAGGAATCCTCACGCAGGAAGAAATTGACGGATTGGGGGATAAGGCATGA
- a CDS encoding phage distal tail protein domain-containing protein, whose protein sequence is MRKLYLVDGTGRERSLQSDIEFMWEPSGLGFAENREYAQVEYGFFIESSKDFEQPEIGGTLVFWSKTQEPYQTYHEFVDWVQGAQDMQLKYVPYPGRELYMDVSLDGLERTEKTLYGTLECPVVFHGTSPYHKKNPLTFLFQTDSTVNPMRFTFKFPFKFSDSGAGDAQVFTPQGHFPAAMELTVNGPCSNIYFKAEDNATGELIGALDLSGVSVEAGDRIYYSSRPNADGVWKVSGNTRTDLVESLNENVANFFTLPVGKEVRATLAADTAPAYGKVTRIGGNSVQEAGENMPSPEHPSEIESVGDGGAIDITVNGSKAVSIPIDQPLRALRDADGNITAQDHVDADAGGTVRNVEFVEFNGTENWAVAGASSTDYIAAYIVIPEKKAGMMNLMSSHFQIKEMGVTNPQSNFMRGANSSSAVYLSIAKAALDEWDESFSDAEKAALIKAWLAAQKAAGTPVKVQYGLAEPTRTSIEAPGIFETKQGTNTVETDGVKGTLSVQAGNTTYSGETVTFDVEPIIHTLHVHEYFKG, encoded by the coding sequence TTGAGAAAACTCTATCTTGTAGACGGAACAGGCCGGGAGCGGTCCCTGCAATCAGATATTGAGTTTATGTGGGAACCCTCCGGCCTCGGATTTGCGGAAAACCGGGAATATGCGCAGGTGGAATACGGATTTTTCATTGAATCCTCAAAAGATTTTGAGCAGCCGGAAATAGGCGGCACGCTTGTGTTCTGGTCCAAAACACAAGAGCCGTACCAAACCTATCACGAGTTTGTGGATTGGGTACAGGGAGCGCAAGACATGCAGCTAAAATATGTTCCCTACCCGGGGCGGGAACTGTACATGGATGTGAGCCTGGACGGGCTGGAGCGCACGGAAAAAACATTGTACGGTACGCTGGAATGTCCGGTCGTTTTTCATGGCACCAGCCCGTATCACAAAAAGAACCCGCTTACGTTTCTGTTCCAAACGGATTCCACGGTAAACCCAATGCGGTTCACGTTCAAATTCCCGTTTAAGTTCTCGGACAGCGGAGCGGGCGACGCGCAGGTATTTACCCCGCAGGGGCATTTTCCAGCCGCGATGGAGCTGACGGTCAATGGGCCGTGTTCAAATATCTACTTCAAGGCAGAGGACAACGCAACGGGGGAGCTGATTGGGGCGCTTGACCTGTCCGGCGTGTCGGTGGAGGCGGGGGACCGCATATATTATTCCTCCCGGCCAAACGCAGACGGGGTGTGGAAAGTGAGCGGGAACACACGCACTGACCTTGTGGAATCTCTCAACGAGAATGTGGCTAATTTCTTTACGCTTCCAGTCGGAAAAGAAGTGCGGGCGACACTGGCGGCAGACACGGCTCCGGCCTATGGCAAGGTTACGCGGATCGGTGGGAACTCTGTGCAGGAAGCCGGGGAAAATATGCCATCCCCAGAGCATCCGAGTGAGATCGAGAGCGTGGGAGACGGCGGCGCAATAGACATTACGGTCAACGGTTCTAAGGCAGTGAGCATCCCAATAGACCAACCGTTACGCGCCCTGCGGGATGCGGACGGGAATATTACCGCGCAGGATCATGTGGACGCGGACGCGGGCGGGACCGTGCGGAACGTAGAGTTCGTGGAATTTAACGGCACAGAGAATTGGGCAGTCGCGGGAGCTTCCTCAACGGACTATATCGCGGCATATATTGTTATCCCGGAAAAAAAGGCCGGAATGATGAATCTGATGTCGAGCCATTTTCAGATAAAAGAGATGGGCGTTACGAACCCGCAGTCTAATTTTATGCGCGGGGCGAATTCCTCCAGTGCGGTCTATCTGTCTATCGCGAAGGCGGCACTGGATGAGTGGGACGAATCCTTTTCGGACGCGGAGAAAGCAGCGCTTATCAAGGCGTGGCTTGCCGCGCAGAAGGCGGCGGGAACGCCCGTTAAGGTGCAATACGGGCTTGCGGAGCCGACGAGAACGTCGATAGAAGCCCCCGGGATATTTGAGACCAAACAGGGGACAAACACTGTGGAGACGGACGGCGTGAAAGGAACCCTTTCCGTACAGGCGGGAAATACAACCTATTCCGGGGAAACGGTTACATTTGACGTGGAGCCAATCATACACACATTACACGTCCACGAATATTTCAAGGGGTAA
- a CDS encoding phage tail tape measure protein, protein MQNGIVGRLLVEITANMDGLQSGLQKAEKASENSQNKMQNSWTTAAQKMNSIGNKLTLGVTAPLVAGGLAAIKYASDLEETSQKVDVVFGKSADSVKEWAGTAVEQMGLAKETAMSAASTYGNMADGMGIASDTGLEMAMSLTQLSADLASFNNTSQETARIALNSVFTGETETLKQYGIVMTQTNLQQFAMQQGITKNIQSMTQAEQVQLRYNYVLANTTNAQGDFARTSDSVANQTRMAKEQFKEAAAMLGQNLLPAATGILKTVNGMLKGFNSLDKGTQKLIITLGGIAIAAGPVMKIGSGAITTVQKLYSAVQKFKKPIEELPKTLTKTSSFVDEFGNSLTHTQTAAQNTGTAIPAIGAGAKAAEPGVKSFGATLNSALGIIGLVGWQ, encoded by the coding sequence ATGCAAAACGGAATCGTTGGGCGCCTGCTTGTTGAAATAACTGCAAATATGGACGGGCTGCAAAGCGGATTACAGAAAGCGGAAAAGGCAAGCGAAAATTCCCAAAATAAAATGCAAAATAGCTGGACGACGGCAGCGCAAAAAATGAATTCCATTGGAAACAAGCTTACGCTTGGGGTCACTGCGCCGCTTGTTGCCGGAGGCCTTGCGGCGATTAAATACGCATCTGACCTGGAAGAAACGTCGCAGAAGGTGGATGTTGTATTTGGAAAGAGCGCAGATTCTGTGAAAGAATGGGCGGGGACGGCTGTTGAGCAAATGGGCCTTGCAAAAGAGACGGCCATGTCTGCGGCTTCTACCTATGGCAATATGGCTGATGGAATGGGGATTGCTTCCGATACAGGTCTCGAAATGGCAATGAGCCTGACGCAGTTATCCGCTGATCTCGCATCATTTAACAATACTTCGCAGGAAACGGCGCGCATTGCCCTTAACAGCGTGTTTACGGGTGAGACAGAAACCCTTAAGCAATACGGCATTGTCATGACGCAAACAAACCTACAGCAGTTTGCCATGCAACAGGGAATCACAAAGAATATCCAGAGTATGACGCAGGCAGAACAGGTGCAGCTTCGGTATAACTATGTACTCGCCAATACAACAAATGCGCAGGGGGATTTTGCGCGAACGTCTGACAGCGTTGCCAACCAAACGAGGATGGCAAAGGAGCAGTTCAAGGAAGCCGCTGCCATGCTGGGACAAAATTTGCTCCCGGCGGCGACAGGGATATTGAAGACCGTAAACGGGATGTTGAAAGGATTTAATAGTCTGGACAAGGGGACGCAAAAGCTCATCATTACCTTGGGCGGAATTGCAATCGCAGCGGGCCCGGTCATGAAAATCGGTTCCGGCGCGATAACAACGGTTCAGAAGCTTTATTCCGCTGTACAGAAATTTAAAAAACCTATTGAGGAGCTTCCAAAGACACTGACGAAGACTAGTAGCTTTGTGGACGAATTTGGGAATAGCCTTACTCATACGCAGACCGCCGCGCAAAACACCGGCACTGCAATACCAGCGATAGGAGCAGGGGCAAAAGCAGCAGAACCAGGCGTAAAATCGTTTGGCGCAACGCTCAACTCTGCGTTGGGAATAATCGGTCTTGTGGGGTGGCAGTAA
- a CDS encoding SHOCT domain-containing protein, giving the protein MESNRIKTVADMQKAENDFLKKVNFVEDFGLEFTDEKSFTRCFLISKDRRFYCTPIMSNPIFRVEKLDDVVDVSISENNAQVQGLHDMMVGNALLGAPGALATGLGKGGKVNDLHLDIVLKSTRDAHMRIDLIDDPVRIKSDMYQVVILTAEKIYAQLKSAIASSPDSLSSADEIRKFKELADDGIITQEEFEAKKKQLLGL; this is encoded by the coding sequence ATGGAAAGTAATAGAATCAAAACTGTGGCAGATATGCAAAAGGCAGAAAATGATTTTTTAAAAAAAGTCAATTTTGTAGAAGATTTTGGATTGGAATTTACCGATGAAAAATCTTTTACACGATGTTTTTTGATTAGTAAAGACCGCCGATTTTATTGTACTCCAATTATGAGTAACCCAATATTTCGCGTGGAAAAGTTAGATGATGTTGTAGATGTTTCCATAAGTGAAAATAATGCCCAAGTTCAGGGGTTGCATGATATGATGGTCGGAAACGCTCTGCTTGGGGCACCCGGCGCATTGGCAACCGGGCTAGGGAAAGGTGGAAAAGTAAATGATTTGCATCTTGATATCGTATTAAAAAGTACAAGAGATGCCCACATGAGGATTGACCTCATTGATGACCCTGTACGAATAAAAAGCGATATGTATCAAGTTGTTATTTTGACGGCTGAAAAAATATATGCGCAACTTAAGTCTGCGATTGCCTCATCGCCAGACAGCCTATCTTCTGCCGATGAGATACGAAAGTTTAAAGAATTAGCAGATGATGGAATTATAACGCAGGAAGAATTTGAGGCAAAGAAGAAACAACTGTTAGGATTATGA